Proteins encoded together in one Bradyrhizobium sp. PSBB068 window:
- a CDS encoding Lrp/AsnC family transcriptional regulator — protein sequence MVEDQDERILAELQKDGRATNQQLAETVGMSTSACWRRVRALEESGVISGYSALVARERAGFATSAILHVSLERHDVKFVDEFVARVTQRREVLECFATTGDADYHLRVVVRDMDAYNRFLDEFMFRIPGIRHVRTNVILKEIKTGVALPF from the coding sequence ATGGTTGAAGATCAGGATGAAAGAATCCTCGCCGAACTGCAGAAGGACGGCCGCGCCACCAACCAGCAGCTTGCCGAAACCGTGGGCATGTCGACCTCGGCGTGCTGGCGCCGGGTCCGCGCGCTGGAAGAGTCCGGCGTCATCTCGGGCTATTCGGCGCTGGTGGCGCGCGAGCGCGCCGGCTTTGCGACCTCGGCGATCCTGCACGTCTCGCTGGAGCGGCACGACGTCAAGTTCGTCGACGAGTTCGTCGCGCGGGTGACGCAGCGCCGCGAGGTGCTGGAATGCTTCGCGACCACAGGCGATGCCGACTATCATCTGCGCGTCGTCGTGCGCGACATGGACGCCTACAACAGATTCTTGGACGAATTCATGTTCCGGATCCCCGGCATCCGCCACGTGCGCACCAATGTGATTCTGAAGGAGATCAAGACCGGCGTGGCGCTGCCGTTTTAG
- a CDS encoding IS4 family transposase, translating into MVAGKDVCLRRLAGGMRAREVRFNRFLGNAKVTTTRIIESWSDGTVMAAEGRHVLAIQDTSEINFATKAQNRRGLGEIGHGNTRGVLLHPMLAADAESGCCLGLLHGEIWTRQGRRTVSHDNRDLKDKESQRWIATALAAKPLLAKAAMVTMLGDRESDIFALYACAAEHQFHVIARSMHDRKLADGCGLYAASEAMTSIEQRTIVLPARAQRPERAALLDLRFGAVELARPQTKFLRHLPKSLPLILVDVREIEPQAGIEPLHWRLLTTHPVTNAEEAWRIIEWYKRRWLIEQFFRILKTQGLKLEDSQIGTAERLLKLVAIAAKAAVISLQLVQARDGRDNQSVRIAFNAGEVATLAALNRNLEAQSKRLRNPHPPDSLAWAAWIIGRLGGWDGYPSSKPPGPITMKHGLQYFHAAAAGWSLRDLCMP; encoded by the coding sequence ATGGTCGCGGGCAAGGATGTCTGCCTGCGACGGCTGGCAGGAGGCATGCGTGCCCGGGAGGTGCGCTTCAACCGCTTTCTCGGCAATGCCAAGGTGACGACGACGCGGATAATCGAAAGCTGGAGCGATGGTACGGTAATGGCGGCCGAAGGCCGCCATGTGCTGGCGATCCAGGATACCAGCGAGATCAATTTTGCCACCAAGGCACAAAACCGGCGTGGCTTGGGCGAGATCGGTCATGGCAACACCCGCGGGGTGTTGCTGCACCCGATGCTGGCCGCAGACGCGGAAAGCGGCTGCTGCCTTGGCCTGTTGCACGGCGAGATCTGGACCCGCCAGGGCCGCCGCACCGTCTCGCACGACAATCGCGATCTGAAGGACAAAGAATCGCAACGCTGGATCGCGACCGCTCTGGCAGCCAAGCCGCTGTTGGCGAAGGCTGCGATGGTGACCATGCTGGGCGACCGCGAGAGCGACATCTTCGCGCTCTACGCCTGCGCCGCAGAACACCAGTTCCACGTCATTGCCCGGAGCATGCATGATCGCAAGCTGGCGGATGGCTGTGGCCTGTATGCGGCCAGCGAGGCCATGACCAGCATCGAACAACGGACCATCGTATTGCCTGCGCGAGCACAACGGCCTGAGCGGGCTGCGCTTCTCGATCTGCGCTTCGGCGCCGTCGAACTGGCCCGACCGCAAACCAAGTTCCTGCGCCATCTGCCGAAAAGCCTACCCTTGATCCTGGTCGATGTGCGCGAGATCGAGCCGCAGGCCGGGATCGAGCCGCTGCACTGGCGGCTGCTCACCACGCATCCGGTGACGAATGCAGAAGAGGCCTGGCGCATTATCGAATGGTACAAGCGGCGGTGGCTGATCGAGCAGTTCTTCCGCATCTTGAAGACACAAGGCCTCAAGCTCGAAGACAGTCAGATCGGGACCGCCGAGCGGCTTCTCAAGCTGGTCGCGATCGCGGCCAAGGCGGCAGTCATCTCCCTTCAGCTTGTGCAGGCGCGCGATGGTCGCGACAACCAGTCTGTCCGAATTGCCTTCAATGCTGGGGAAGTCGCTACACTTGCCGCCCTCAATCGCAACCTCGAAGCCCAAAGCAAGCGGCTGAGAAACCCGCACCCGCCTGACAGCCTCGCTTGGGCCGCCTGGATTATCGGCCGGCTCGGCGGCTGGGACGGCTATCCATCGTCCAAACCGCCGGGCCCCATCACTATGAAACACGGCCTGCAATACTTCCACGCCGCAGCCGCTGGATGGTCCCTCAGAGATCTGTGCATGCCCTAG
- a CDS encoding fumarylacetoacetate hydrolase family protein — MRWLKFTAAGNTASTPSWGLVEGDTVTTVDGDPFGEWSKTAKTHTLKDVKIELPLIPRTFYCVGLNYLKHLKEAADKAGTVPNVPDRPEIGYRAQNALIAHDENVVIPASATEKIHYEGELVVVIGKTAKHLTEANAMDCVFGYTIGNDVSERSWQKADRGLWRSKNADTFKPMGPWIETDVDLDRMETAIRVNGKETGRFRTNDMIFGIVPFLVELSKYFTLSPGDVIWMGTDGASPDLKDGDVVEIDITGIGTLRNRFVKEKV; from the coding sequence ATGCGCTGGCTGAAATTCACTGCCGCGGGCAACACCGCAAGCACTCCTTCTTGGGGCCTCGTCGAGGGCGACACCGTCACCACCGTCGACGGCGATCCATTCGGCGAATGGAGCAAGACGGCGAAGACCCACACCCTGAAGGACGTCAAGATCGAGCTGCCGCTGATCCCGCGCACCTTCTACTGCGTCGGGCTGAACTATCTGAAGCACCTCAAGGAAGCCGCCGACAAGGCCGGTACGGTGCCGAACGTGCCCGATCGTCCCGAGATCGGCTACCGCGCGCAGAACGCGCTGATCGCCCACGACGAGAACGTCGTGATCCCGGCGAGCGCGACTGAGAAGATCCATTACGAGGGCGAGCTCGTCGTCGTGATCGGCAAGACGGCAAAACACCTCACCGAAGCCAATGCGATGGACTGCGTGTTCGGCTACACCATCGGCAACGACGTCTCCGAGCGCAGCTGGCAGAAGGCCGACCGCGGGCTGTGGCGGTCCAAGAACGCCGACACCTTCAAGCCGATGGGCCCGTGGATCGAGACCGATGTCGATCTCGACCGCATGGAAACCGCGATCCGCGTCAACGGCAAGGAGACCGGCCGCTTCCGCACCAACGACATGATCTTCGGCATCGTGCCCTTCCTGGTCGAGCTTTCGAAATACTTCACGCTGTCGCCCGGCGACGTGATCTGGATGGGCACCGACGGCGCCTCGCCGGATTTGAAGGACGGCGACGTGGTCGAGATCGACATCACCGGCATCGGGACGCTGCGGAACAGGTTCGTGAAGGAGAAGGTGTGA
- a CDS encoding LLM class flavin-dependent oxidoreductase: protein MTRQMALVGFLQAQNCTNLPGSWRHPESRDDSMSADYYQEIARILERGKFHMAFFDDRLAMPDRYGNDHAHTVEYGIRCVKMDPIVVLTAMGMVTTKLGLASTASTTYFEPFDVARRFATLDLMTGGRAAWNVVTSVNDGEALNMGREQHLEHDHRYDRADEFMEVVLGHWDAWEDGSLVIDKTSGRFADPSKVKRLDHKGPFFTSRGPFTVPRSAQGHPVVIQAGASGRGQRFAGRWGEVIFTAARNLANAKQGYDAIRGEAAKAGRDPDQIFLCNLITPVTGATKAEAEDRMAVIQKLPLEIDALSLLAEGLNFDFGAKGIDEPLTTDELQGMQGMLGIRDGVLRTSGKTNPSTRDFITFSGRGQVQDAMVGGPKEIADRLEEMFTGRGCDGFVVAASYVPGSYADFVDHVVPELQKRGLFHKDYAGTTLRENLGLKRPAAGAWKIRAQAAE from the coding sequence ATGACACGGCAAATGGCGCTGGTTGGCTTTTTGCAGGCGCAGAACTGCACCAACCTGCCAGGCTCCTGGCGCCACCCCGAGTCGCGCGATGACTCGATGTCCGCGGACTACTACCAGGAAATCGCGCGCATCCTGGAGCGCGGCAAATTCCACATGGCGTTCTTCGACGATCGCCTGGCGATGCCCGACCGCTACGGCAACGATCACGCCCACACCGTCGAATACGGCATCCGCTGCGTGAAGATGGACCCGATCGTGGTGCTGACCGCGATGGGCATGGTCACCACCAAGCTCGGCCTCGCCTCGACCGCGTCCACCACCTATTTCGAGCCGTTCGACGTCGCCCGCCGCTTTGCCACGCTCGATTTGATGACAGGTGGCCGCGCCGCCTGGAATGTGGTGACGTCGGTCAATGACGGCGAAGCGCTCAACATGGGCCGCGAGCAGCATCTCGAGCACGATCACCGCTACGACCGCGCCGACGAGTTCATGGAGGTGGTGCTCGGCCATTGGGACGCCTGGGAAGACGGCTCGCTGGTGATCGACAAGACGAGCGGCCGCTTCGCCGATCCGAGCAAGGTGAAGCGGCTCGACCACAAGGGACCGTTCTTCACCTCGCGCGGGCCATTCACGGTGCCGCGCTCGGCACAGGGCCATCCGGTCGTGATCCAGGCCGGCGCCTCCGGCCGCGGCCAGCGCTTCGCCGGACGCTGGGGCGAGGTGATCTTCACCGCGGCGCGCAACCTTGCCAACGCCAAGCAGGGCTATGACGCGATCCGGGGCGAAGCCGCCAAGGCCGGCCGCGATCCCGACCAGATATTCCTCTGCAACCTGATCACGCCGGTCACCGGCGCGACCAAGGCCGAGGCCGAGGACCGGATGGCGGTGATCCAGAAGCTGCCGCTCGAGATCGACGCGCTGTCGCTGCTCGCCGAAGGCCTCAACTTCGATTTCGGCGCCAAGGGGATCGACGAACCGCTGACCACAGATGAGTTGCAGGGCATGCAAGGCATGCTCGGCATCCGCGACGGCGTGCTGCGCACCTCCGGCAAGACCAATCCCTCGACCCGCGACTTCATCACGTTCTCCGGCCGCGGCCAGGTGCAGGACGCGATGGTCGGCGGCCCGAAGGAGATCGCCGACCGGCTGGAGGAGATGTTCACAGGCCGCGGCTGTGACGGCTTCGTCGTCGCGGCAAGCTATGTGCCGGGCTCCTATGCCGACTTCGTCGACCACGTGGTGCCCGAACTGCAGAAGCGCGGGCTGTTCCACAAGGACTACGCCGGCACGACGCTGCGCGAGAATCTCGGGCTCAAGCGCCCGGCCGCGGGCGCCTGGAAGATCCGCGCGCAGGCTGCGGAATAG